The following proteins are encoded in a genomic region of Desulfuromonas acetoxidans DSM 684:
- a CDS encoding adenylosuccinate synthase, protein MANVVIVGAQWGDEGKGKVVDIYTENANAVVRYQGGNNAGHTLVVGDEKTVLHLIPSGILHKGKRCIIGNGVVLDPKVFIEEIEGLKKKGYMTDDSQLIIDRNVHIIMPYHKKIDIARENKPGERRIGTTGRGIGPTYEDKVGRRGIRLSDLINPTVFAMKVKEFLPEKNFLLENFLKDSPLTEEEILEEYNAYGEILKKYVGNASLLLDDCRKQGQNILFEGAQGSLLDVDHGTYPYVTSSSTCAGGAAIGSGFGPRFINEVIGISKAYVTRVGEGPFPTELHDEMGETLRKAGSEFGATTGRPRRTGWFDAVALREAVRTNGLTGLAITKLDVLDGLDSIKVCTAYSYQGELLEEFPQDANVLKECKPVYEEIEGWKCALSAVTSYEEFPDKVKNYLNKLEEITGCPVVLASVGPRRDQTIQLRNPFAG, encoded by the coding sequence ATGGCAAACGTTGTAATCGTTGGTGCCCAATGGGGCGATGAGGGCAAAGGCAAAGTCGTTGACATCTATACGGAGAATGCCAATGCAGTCGTGCGCTACCAGGGTGGCAACAACGCTGGACATACTCTGGTAGTTGGTGATGAAAAAACCGTCCTGCACCTGATCCCCTCCGGCATCCTCCACAAAGGCAAACGCTGCATCATTGGTAATGGCGTCGTTCTCGATCCCAAGGTTTTCATCGAAGAGATCGAGGGATTGAAGAAAAAAGGCTACATGACGGACGATTCTCAACTGATCATCGACCGCAACGTCCATATTATCATGCCGTACCATAAGAAAATTGATATTGCGCGTGAAAACAAGCCGGGTGAGCGCCGCATCGGCACGACAGGCCGCGGCATTGGCCCCACCTACGAAGACAAGGTCGGTCGCCGTGGCATTCGCCTGTCCGACCTGATCAACCCGACAGTCTTTGCCATGAAGGTCAAGGAATTCCTTCCAGAGAAAAACTTTCTGCTGGAAAACTTCCTCAAGGATTCCCCGTTGACTGAAGAAGAGATTCTTGAGGAATACAATGCTTACGGTGAAATCCTGAAAAAATATGTTGGGAACGCCTCGCTGTTGCTTGACGACTGCCGCAAACAGGGCCAAAACATCCTGTTTGAAGGCGCCCAGGGCAGCCTACTCGATGTTGACCACGGCACTTATCCGTATGTCACCTCCTCATCCACATGCGCTGGCGGAGCAGCAATTGGCAGCGGATTTGGCCCACGCTTCATCAATGAGGTTATCGGCATTTCCAAAGCCTATGTTACCCGCGTTGGCGAGGGCCCGTTCCCGACGGAACTGCATGACGAGATGGGCGAGACCCTGCGTAAAGCAGGTTCCGAATTCGGCGCGACAACCGGCCGCCCCCGTCGCACGGGTTGGTTTGACGCGGTGGCATTACGCGAAGCAGTTCGCACCAACGGCCTGACCGGACTGGCGATCACCAAGCTGGATGTTCTGGACGGACTTGATTCCATCAAAGTCTGCACCGCGTATTCCTACCAAGGGGAACTGCTCGAAGAATTTCCCCAGGACGCCAACGTCCTCAAAGAATGCAAACCGGTCTATGAAGAAATTGAAGGGTGGAAGTGCGCACTCAGCGCCGTAACAAGCTATGAAGAGTTCCCTGACAAAGTGAAAAATTATCTGAATAAGCTCGAGGAAATTACCGGTTGCCCAGTTGTTCTTGCCTCTGTCGGCCCGCGCAGAGACCAAACAATTCAACTGCGCAATCCATTTGCCGGATAA
- a CDS encoding YkvA family protein produces the protein MSLPTFPDYERHYSSEKLTMKLQDLSGRALRLIVLKACLLYELLKAKETPYAVRLSIIAVLGYLICPIDAIPDPLPGGFVDDIALMTGILASLNNLISREIKQCAEERAEQFGHSSGDLP, from the coding sequence ATGAGTCTTCCCACCTTCCCCGACTACGAAAGGCATTACAGTTCCGAGAAGCTGACGATGAAATTGCAAGATCTCTCGGGCCGAGCGTTACGTCTGATCGTACTTAAGGCCTGCTTGCTATATGAGCTGCTCAAGGCCAAGGAAACACCCTACGCCGTTAGACTTTCTATTATCGCCGTTCTGGGTTATCTGATCTGCCCGATAGATGCGATACCCGACCCGTTACCGGGTGGCTTTGTTGACGACATTGCTCTGATGACGGGGATACTGGCATCCCTCAATAACCTGATAAGCCGGGAGATCAAACAATGCGCGGAAGAACGTGCTGAACAGTTTGGTCACAGCTCAGGAGACTTACCATGA
- a CDS encoding DUF2787 family protein, whose protein sequence is MTIDTQACPYRLSTKLVSLLNHELQRLNSDVSGDIILHFRDHNYSAESGGFHPVEIMIRSSGQIAYITDFAYVGVGPYAELTKELDFDFGLGVFGHMGRDYDIATGRALFDVWQKNFVCYYAMGSYNVTSDPS, encoded by the coding sequence ATGACAATTGATACACAGGCATGTCCCTATCGCCTCAGCACCAAACTGGTATCACTTCTCAACCATGAACTGCAGCGACTCAATTCTGACGTGAGCGGTGATATCATTCTCCACTTTCGAGATCACAACTACAGCGCCGAGAGCGGTGGCTTTCACCCCGTGGAGATCATGATCCGTTCCTCGGGTCAAATTGCCTACATCACTGATTTCGCCTACGTCGGTGTCGGCCCCTATGCCGAATTAACAAAGGAACTCGACTTTGATTTTGGCTTAGGGGTCTTTGGTCACATGGGCCGGGATTATGACATTGCCACAGGCAGAGCGCTCTTTGATGTGTGGCAAAAGAATTTTGTCTGCTATTACGCCATGGGGAGTTACAACGTCACGAGTGATCCCTCCTAA
- a CDS encoding site-specific integrase, which translates to MTRTKTKRMTVRVIESLPGPPSNSKTSNIEYSVAQETNLCLAVYKNGSRSWRFKQKFRGKRLFITIGPYPLFSLQEAIDKTRHFKRLIADGIDPRQEQQPQSQLTLAQFVEQDFLPYARKHYKTFHNQQNMLDKRIIKTFGATPLADISKREVMLFHQQVCDETSGTTGNRHLSLLSSIFKLALEYDLLEKNPCRGIKKAKENRSRDRFLQEDEYTRFIQVLQTKLDQPSACAIFLLIALGMRKSELLSLRWEDVSLADRHLHLRDTKNGESRYVALNSVSHGLLTKMKQKRKASNPWVFPSRTSSESGHLQDVRRTFATVCRESKITGLRIHDLRRSHASHLLNAGVDISIVGKILGHKSLKSTQIYAKVATSSLARTSEIASRKIEEVMNQAPDS; encoded by the coding sequence ATGACCAGAACCAAAACAAAACGGATGACGGTGCGGGTGATCGAGTCCCTTCCCGGTCCGCCATCAAACTCAAAGACGTCCAATATTGAATATTCCGTGGCTCAGGAAACAAACCTGTGTCTCGCCGTGTATAAGAACGGTTCACGTTCCTGGCGCTTTAAGCAGAAGTTTCGCGGCAAGCGGTTATTCATCACCATCGGCCCCTACCCGCTGTTCAGCTTACAGGAGGCCATTGATAAGACCCGCCACTTCAAAAGACTGATTGCTGACGGGATTGATCCGCGTCAGGAGCAACAGCCACAGTCCCAACTGACCCTGGCGCAATTCGTTGAGCAGGATTTCTTGCCCTATGCAAGGAAACACTACAAGACCTTCCACAATCAGCAAAACATGCTGGATAAGCGGATCATCAAAACCTTTGGGGCAACACCACTGGCGGATATCTCAAAACGGGAGGTCATGCTGTTTCACCAGCAGGTGTGTGATGAGACCAGCGGCACCACGGGGAACCGCCACCTAAGCCTGCTGTCGTCCATCTTTAAGTTGGCACTGGAATACGATTTACTGGAAAAGAATCCCTGCCGGGGGATCAAGAAGGCCAAGGAAAACAGAAGCCGTGACCGGTTTTTACAGGAGGATGAATACACTCGTTTCATCCAGGTGTTACAGACAAAGCTTGACCAGCCTTCGGCCTGCGCGATCTTTTTACTGATTGCTCTGGGAATGAGGAAGTCCGAGCTCCTGAGCTTACGCTGGGAAGATGTCAGTCTGGCAGATCGCCACCTCCACCTGCGCGACACAAAGAATGGTGAATCACGCTACGTGGCACTGAATTCGGTCAGTCATGGCCTGCTTACAAAGATGAAGCAGAAACGCAAAGCGTCGAACCCTTGGGTATTCCCGTCACGCACGAGTTCGGAATCGGGGCACTTACAGGATGTGAGAAGGACCTTCGCGACGGTTTGCCGTGAGTCAAAGATCACCGGTCTGAGGATTCATGATCTCAGACGCAGCCACGCCTCTCACTTATTGAACGCCGGTGTGGACATCTCCATTGTCGGTAAGATTCTCGGTCACAAATCTCTGAAGAGTACACAAATCTACGCAAAAGTCGCGACGTCATCTCTGGCCCGAACCAGCGAAATCGCATCGAGGAAAATCGAGGAGGTCATGAACCAAGCCCCGGATTCTTAG
- a CDS encoding ATP-binding protein, translating to MFEFKNFEAVHWDFWQRIAIPLDGQINTVVGPNGSGKTTLLDGIRTLLGIRCSSERDYRRYVRRKKMATSWLRSVVKNERTARGFAAFFPIVNSEVTLACRIRRKGGDWERHYCILEGDVPIEQLEEKAGKDWFGLNEYNSLLAKAGLRGAIRKVLTLEQGATDELCTRSPREILNLVFEAYGEQKTLDNYQKAKDDQAIIKQELDELDRDLASLGLEIQTNQGKIDNYNEWKRKTEDVYRLLTEDIPRMELMEQSEQSVGARRNIKGIRRKVAEKRETLVERRQTLSSLNTQIQEAESSKCIAQSEEDSCRASFSSVSQQLTSLKKTLQEKERLESLVTTRNDGFDAEDFTQKLDAAHQDKARIENRIKEISKQIKEDTGRQTRLEVSNQKDLPKPTDDLIKALKNAGVSAQVFRDTVEIPEPSWQPAIEGLIAGEAFTILLDNPDDRKKAQVFGEDQKYRSLITADRKDKPKPRVGSILEMVEFSAPVQSWVIDLLNRTMRVEDVHEGNFLPQGQDYITRKGYHSTQRGGRYVGVDLRSKFTFGTGAVRAELEEIAVRLRDLREEAGKLGEELNTAKDTITDCQRLLNGWDADAELKSKLHEFTDAEKRLPEIQEQHDSLESQVEGASKKRVGFENTINALNKALGNVEGQIKTMDEDIFAAQRTIKGEQSKLQDWRKSILSIRLKIPVSGRTKEILADLKAQHETLAGAKKALELRQDDLQSQEWETDPVVIQIGARLVAEYKTKEETVSKRRGDNNRALMEIQHAREQYIHVLKATLNRYIKNVRALSAIAGVEVRHKMPVLVNDDLSLASAGLQIEFRFDRKETDETSGGQKVIKSLILLVSLMMDQGESGGFIFIDEPFAHLDVMNIALVSNFLRSSGAQFVLTTPSTHDIKVFETSDITLSTRTWRSPEPWAPQIAWARRQKTEDAA from the coding sequence ATGTTCGAATTCAAGAACTTTGAAGCTGTCCATTGGGACTTCTGGCAAAGAATAGCTATCCCGCTGGATGGGCAGATCAATACCGTTGTAGGGCCGAATGGGTCGGGAAAAACAACGCTTCTGGATGGCATCCGGACTCTTTTGGGCATCCGCTGTTCTTCTGAACGCGATTATCGACGCTATGTGCGTCGGAAGAAGATGGCCACATCATGGTTACGTTCTGTCGTCAAAAACGAGCGAACTGCTCGAGGTTTTGCGGCCTTTTTCCCCATCGTCAACAGTGAAGTAACCCTCGCCTGTCGTATCCGTCGCAAGGGAGGCGATTGGGAACGTCACTACTGTATTCTTGAAGGGGATGTCCCTATCGAACAGCTTGAGGAAAAAGCTGGTAAAGACTGGTTCGGTCTGAACGAATACAACTCTTTGCTAGCAAAAGCGGGGTTACGTGGTGCCATTCGTAAAGTTTTGACCCTCGAACAGGGAGCAACGGATGAACTCTGCACACGCTCCCCCCGAGAAATACTGAATCTGGTCTTTGAAGCGTATGGGGAGCAGAAGACCCTCGATAATTACCAAAAGGCAAAAGATGACCAGGCCATCATTAAGCAAGAACTCGACGAACTTGACCGAGATCTGGCATCACTTGGCCTTGAGATTCAGACAAATCAGGGGAAAATCGATAACTACAATGAGTGGAAGCGCAAGACCGAGGACGTCTATAGGTTATTGACCGAAGATATCCCTCGCATGGAACTTATGGAACAAAGCGAGCAGTCAGTTGGAGCCCGAAGGAACATCAAAGGGATTCGCCGTAAAGTGGCAGAAAAGAGAGAAACCCTTGTAGAACGACGCCAGACTCTTTCAAGTCTTAACACTCAGATTCAAGAAGCAGAGAGCAGTAAATGCATTGCCCAGAGTGAAGAAGATTCCTGTCGTGCGAGCTTTAGCAGTGTGTCACAGCAACTTACTAGTCTCAAAAAGACCCTGCAAGAAAAAGAGCGCCTTGAGAGTCTGGTTACAACGCGTAACGATGGTTTTGACGCTGAAGATTTCACACAGAAACTCGATGCAGCTCATCAAGATAAGGCTCGGATTGAAAACCGGATCAAAGAGATCTCAAAACAGATTAAAGAGGATACCGGCCGACAAACTCGTTTGGAAGTCAGTAACCAGAAGGATTTACCTAAACCGACTGACGACCTCATAAAGGCATTAAAAAATGCTGGGGTGTCGGCGCAGGTTTTCCGCGATACAGTCGAAATTCCTGAGCCGAGCTGGCAGCCAGCGATTGAAGGCTTGATAGCAGGCGAAGCGTTTACAATTCTTCTGGATAACCCTGATGACCGAAAAAAGGCACAAGTTTTTGGAGAAGATCAGAAGTATCGCTCACTGATCACGGCGGATAGAAAAGACAAACCAAAGCCTCGCGTCGGCTCAATTTTAGAGATGGTTGAATTCTCTGCCCCTGTTCAATCCTGGGTCATCGACTTACTTAATCGGACGATGCGCGTGGAAGATGTCCATGAAGGAAACTTTCTCCCCCAGGGGCAGGACTATATAACCAGAAAAGGCTATCACAGCACACAAAGGGGTGGTCGTTACGTCGGGGTGGATTTGCGTAGCAAGTTCACATTTGGTACTGGTGCGGTGCGTGCAGAACTGGAAGAAATTGCAGTCAGGCTACGGGACCTCAGAGAAGAGGCGGGAAAACTCGGAGAGGAACTGAATACTGCAAAGGACACGATTACAGATTGTCAACGATTACTCAACGGCTGGGATGCGGACGCTGAGCTGAAATCAAAACTACATGAGTTTACAGATGCAGAGAAACGTCTTCCAGAAATCCAGGAGCAGCACGATAGTCTTGAGAGTCAGGTAGAAGGAGCCTCCAAAAAAAGGGTCGGATTCGAAAACACCATCAACGCCCTGAATAAAGCCCTCGGCAATGTTGAGGGTCAAATCAAAACCATGGATGAGGATATTTTTGCCGCACAAAGAACAATCAAGGGCGAACAATCAAAATTACAGGACTGGCGTAAGTCTATCCTAAGTATTCGTCTTAAAATTCCTGTTTCGGGTCGAACCAAAGAGATTCTTGCTGACCTAAAGGCGCAACATGAAACCCTCGCTGGTGCTAAAAAAGCACTTGAGCTACGCCAAGATGACTTACAAAGTCAAGAATGGGAAACAGACCCTGTTGTCATTCAGATTGGCGCGCGTCTAGTCGCTGAATACAAGACCAAAGAGGAAACGGTATCTAAACGCCGTGGGGATAATAACCGGGCGTTAATGGAGATCCAACACGCGCGAGAACAATACATCCACGTTCTTAAAGCGACGCTGAACCGATATATCAAAAATGTCCGTGCACTTTCAGCTATCGCCGGAGTTGAAGTCAGACATAAAATGCCTGTTCTCGTAAATGATGATCTGTCTCTTGCCAGTGCCGGTTTGCAGATCGAGTTCAGATTTGATCGCAAGGAAACGGATGAGACGTCAGGGGGACAAAAGGTCATCAAGAGCCTCATCTTGCTTGTCAGTCTCATGATGGATCAGGGTGAAAGCGGAGGCTTCATATTTATCGATGAACCATTCGCGCATCTGGATGTCATGAACATCGCCCTTGTTAGCAATTTCTTGCGATCAAGCGGTGCCCAGTTCGTCCTGACCACCCCCTCGACCCACGATATCAAGGTCTTTGAAACTTCAGATATTACGTTATCTACCCGAACTTGGCGTTCCCCTGAACCTTGGGCACCCCAAATTGCATGGGCACGACGTCAAAAAACAGAGGACGCCGCATGA
- a CDS encoding helix-turn-helix transcriptional regulator, whose protein sequence is MRAAEIPSDLKWSVRKRLEFIEHELFWSGQLKRQTVIDKTGVSRPQVSLDIAQYKELAENNMTYSLSDKTYYVTDTFKPVFIDTAPETFLLQQVGQYAEHVTFPLRHVSPDHLRVIQRAIEKKSWVTIDYSSLSQSTTRHRIIAPHHYVHDGRRWHVRAYDFASESFRDFVLGRIGRTVETQPSRSKGKQSWNPRHDKGWNTKVSLILRPHPDLPEDKQEIVALDYEMKAGQAVLKVRQACLFYVIGHMRLLDPSPNPYIQQVVLENREEILTLLEGQNV, encoded by the coding sequence ATGCGGGCAGCAGAAATACCTAGCGATCTTAAGTGGAGTGTACGAAAGCGTCTCGAGTTTATCGAGCATGAGCTGTTTTGGTCGGGTCAGCTCAAGAGGCAAACGGTTATCGACAAGACGGGGGTGTCTAGGCCCCAAGTCAGCTTGGATATTGCGCAGTACAAGGAGTTGGCCGAAAACAACATGACCTACTCCCTGAGCGACAAAACGTACTATGTGACAGACACATTTAAACCCGTTTTTATTGATACCGCTCCCGAGACATTTCTACTTCAGCAAGTCGGGCAATATGCTGAGCATGTGACCTTTCCACTTCGCCATGTCAGCCCCGATCATTTGCGCGTGATTCAGCGAGCAATTGAAAAGAAATCCTGGGTGACGATTGATTACAGTTCATTGTCGCAAAGCACAACACGACATCGCATTATTGCACCTCATCACTATGTCCACGATGGCCGGCGATGGCATGTGAGGGCTTATGATTTTGCCTCTGAATCTTTCCGTGATTTTGTTTTAGGTCGAATCGGTCGCACGGTTGAGACTCAACCGAGCAGAAGTAAGGGAAAACAGTCGTGGAATCCACGTCACGACAAGGGATGGAATACAAAAGTTTCACTTATTCTCAGGCCTCATCCTGACCTTCCCGAAGATAAGCAAGAGATTGTGGCACTCGATTATGAAATGAAAGCCGGACAAGCGGTGTTGAAGGTGCGTCAAGCCTGCCTGTTTTATGTAATAGGGCATATGCGCCTGCTTGACCCATCACCAAATCCATACATTCAACAAGTGGTTCTTGAAAACCGCGAGGAAATACTGACATTGCTGGAGGGGCAAAATGTCTGA
- a CDS encoding site-specific integrase gives MAKRKPQISSLADAMSAKGPEIDSGLKYVTYSFHSVPNLYLSVWQNGSRKFHFKMTFLHETTFIALGALGEITLPDAVQKAQLYRQMIQEGLDPRRTLTERRIKTLEKFCHEYFEDFIDQNHKHPKKSRHMLKRWILPVFGHIPLKQIDSRLVSEFVQQILTTVSQKTERRISGSTAKQALSLLSKLFQCAIDQHLVDANPCDGVRRPKVNRSRERYLSGDEYPRFIKATMSLIDRPQAKAIMILAVLGLRPSEVLGLAWCDVHLIDNRIHIKQAKNGESRFVTLNSVARDLLQQLYDARKKRAVWVFPSRGKSSTGHLQSVSKTFERICNMAELPEFNLYDLRRSHATFLLQSGVDLFTIKEALHHKTLASTMVYARVSSESMVNANELAAQRALEAISGQFEPSGEGCEGCEG, from the coding sequence ATGGCGAAACGAAAACCACAAATATCATCACTAGCCGATGCGATGTCAGCTAAAGGCCCAGAGATTGACTCTGGTCTGAAATATGTGACGTATTCGTTTCATAGTGTCCCAAACCTGTACCTGAGCGTATGGCAAAATGGCTCTCGAAAATTTCACTTCAAGATGACCTTTTTGCACGAAACGACTTTCATCGCGCTCGGTGCCCTCGGAGAAATCACACTGCCGGATGCTGTCCAGAAAGCACAACTGTATCGACAGATGATCCAGGAAGGCCTGGACCCTCGCCGTACTCTCACTGAGCGACGGATAAAAACCCTCGAGAAATTTTGCCACGAGTATTTTGAAGACTTTATTGACCAGAATCACAAGCATCCGAAAAAGTCTCGCCACATGCTGAAGAGATGGATTCTACCGGTTTTTGGTCACATTCCCCTTAAGCAGATCGATTCGAGGCTGGTCAGCGAATTCGTTCAGCAGATTCTGACGACCGTCAGCCAAAAAACAGAACGCAGAATCTCCGGCTCGACGGCGAAGCAGGCTCTCTCACTGCTGTCAAAACTGTTCCAGTGCGCTATCGACCAACATCTTGTGGATGCGAACCCCTGCGACGGTGTACGTCGCCCCAAAGTAAACAGATCTCGTGAGCGTTATCTTTCAGGCGACGAATACCCTCGATTTATCAAGGCAACTATGTCGCTCATCGATCGACCTCAGGCCAAAGCTATCATGATATTGGCTGTCCTGGGTCTGAGACCCTCAGAAGTCTTGGGTCTTGCTTGGTGCGATGTTCATCTTATTGACAACCGGATCCATATCAAACAGGCGAAAAACGGAGAGAGCCGCTTTGTGACGTTGAATTCGGTCGCCCGGGATCTGTTACAGCAACTCTATGACGCACGAAAAAAAAGAGCAGTGTGGGTCTTCCCGTCTCGCGGAAAGTCGTCTACAGGTCACCTCCAGAGCGTATCCAAGACCTTTGAACGAATATGCAATATGGCCGAATTGCCAGAGTTCAATCTGTATGATCTGCGCCGATCACACGCAACTTTCCTGCTTCAATCAGGGGTTGACTTGTTCACGATCAAGGAGGCCCTCCACCATAAAACTCTCGCGAGTACCATGGTTTACGCCAGAGTTTCTAGCGAGTCGATGGTAAATGCTAACGAACTGGCGGCACAGCGTGCCCTGGAGGCTATTAGCGGTCAATTTGAGCCTTCCGGTGAAGGATGTGAGGGGTGTGAAGGATAA
- a CDS encoding DNA primase family protein has translation MEHEKSPVLPDFEADPLPLEKGPELDCDTLQTDYGNALRIKFYFDRLIFFHHAQKNWFRWTGCHWQRDTNQCLTLQIVEAIRKILTVEIPWLRYLKEDKQRDDIAFPDTSFVEKSLSRSKIRAAGLLAADLMPLPAHLDAHKELLNCQNGTVDLKSGELKDHDREDYLTKIAPFAFEKDAQCPRFIAFLERAFPDNPEGIAFIQKIFGYSLTGDVSEKKIFILWGAAGNNGKTLLFNVFRGILGQCFCVQLASESLVSGRINAIRSDIAKLIGYRFVTASETDRRYKFNEALIKLLTGGDALTARHPHEREFEFTPELKLFIGTNAKPEFTLSDQAMLNRVCIIPFHVSIPPEEQDKQLTQKLINEEGEGILAWAIEGARLWAKEGLGENPFDQDSASVITPVITIDQFIKACCTQNPGDREKTHDLMTAFNLYKEHTGDESPAVNVKAFSNMIKGFGTEAKHHRDGNYREHIALNAFGRSFLRDSSEPETLDDTPVH, from the coding sequence ATGGAACATGAAAAATCACCTGTCTTACCCGATTTTGAAGCTGACCCCTTACCCCTTGAAAAAGGCCCTGAACTTGATTGCGACACGCTGCAAACGGATTACGGTAATGCCCTACGTATCAAGTTCTATTTTGACAGGCTGATCTTCTTCCACCATGCGCAAAAAAACTGGTTTCGCTGGACCGGTTGTCACTGGCAGCGGGACACGAATCAGTGCCTCACCTTGCAGATCGTTGAAGCGATCCGCAAAATCCTCACCGTTGAAATCCCGTGGCTTCGCTACCTGAAAGAAGATAAGCAGCGCGATGATATCGCGTTTCCAGATACCTCGTTTGTTGAGAAAAGCCTGAGCCGCTCTAAAATCAGAGCCGCCGGTTTACTCGCTGCGGACCTGATGCCACTCCCCGCCCATCTGGATGCCCACAAAGAGCTGCTCAATTGTCAAAACGGAACTGTAGATCTGAAGTCTGGTGAGTTAAAAGATCATGATCGTGAAGACTACCTGACAAAGATCGCTCCTTTTGCATTCGAGAAGGACGCTCAATGTCCCCGATTTATCGCCTTTCTTGAACGGGCATTCCCGGACAACCCGGAAGGGATCGCGTTTATCCAAAAAATCTTCGGTTATTCGTTAACCGGAGATGTGTCAGAGAAAAAAATCTTCATCCTCTGGGGCGCTGCTGGTAACAATGGAAAAACCCTGTTGTTCAATGTGTTCCGTGGCATCCTGGGTCAGTGCTTTTGTGTCCAGTTGGCCAGCGAATCGCTGGTGAGTGGCCGAATCAATGCGATTCGCTCCGATATCGCTAAATTGATCGGTTACCGCTTTGTCACGGCTTCGGAGACCGACCGCCGCTACAAATTTAACGAAGCCCTGATCAAACTTCTCACCGGCGGCGATGCCCTTACAGCTCGTCACCCTCACGAGCGTGAATTCGAGTTCACTCCTGAACTCAAGCTCTTCATCGGCACGAACGCCAAGCCCGAGTTTACACTATCCGATCAGGCTATGCTGAACCGCGTTTGCATCATTCCGTTTCATGTGTCGATCCCGCCAGAAGAGCAGGACAAGCAGCTGACCCAGAAGCTGATAAACGAAGAAGGTGAAGGAATATTAGCTTGGGCAATTGAAGGGGCACGGTTGTGGGCCAAGGAAGGGTTAGGTGAAAATCCATTTGACCAGGATTCGGCTTCCGTCATCACTCCCGTCATCACAATTGACCAATTCATCAAGGCGTGCTGTACGCAAAACCCTGGTGACAGGGAGAAGACGCATGACCTGATGACCGCTTTCAACCTATATAAAGAGCATACGGGGGACGAGTCACCCGCAGTCAACGTCAAGGCTTTCAGCAATATGATCAAAGGGTTCGGCACGGAAGCTAAGCATCATCGCGACGGGAATTATCGCGAGCACATTGCCTTAAACGCGTTCGGACGAAGCTTTTTGCGCGACAGCTCTGAACCCGAAACCTTGGACGATACACCTGTCCACTAA